A segment of the Ptychodera flava strain L36383 unplaced genomic scaffold, AS_Pfla_20210202 Scaffold_28__1_contigs__length_4768798_pilon, whole genome shotgun sequence genome:
TAATTCACCATGACGTCTGTGCAGACACTTTGTACCACCCAGCAGTCGATGGCAATGGAGGAAACAATAAGTGATATAAATGTAAGAAGTATTGTTGCCTCTTTTAAGCTGCGATTTTGTTTGCTATGCTCTCTAATTCAATTTTTGGCAGTTTGAGTCTTGAAAACGTGAAATATTGAGATCGCGAACAAGATTTCATTGGTTGATTATTATAAAATGGAGATTGGATTTTAGTAAGCGCGCGATGTCAGCAACTCAATTGTTAATTAAACTTCCAGGCCTTAGGCTAAATTATGTAGAACATACTTTTTGTCAACACTGAATCCATACATTATAGACCATTTGATATAGgaaaatggtgacataagtgtacaatttgcatttaaCCGCAAGTTATCATAGTCATATCGATAAGGTGCTTTTCTtgcttaccgacacgatcatcgtgacGAAAGCTAGAACGATTTCAAAGATGTCGGTTGAACGTATGAACGCAAATTGTTATTGCTGAGATACATAACCAGTTCTTCCAAAGTCACCACCCTTTGCCGGTGATGGAAGCCACTACTGTCGACTGTTATGCGGGAAATTGTAGCGAGAACTGGCAGTTAATGCAAATCGCCCGGACGCCCAGGCAAGCATTGAACATTGCTGTAAAGAGCAAGGAGGCGCTTTATATATCCTTTAGGCCATCTATGGCCACTATTTGGATCTAATATTGATTTGACTGAGGAACTTTACTATCGgaaaatttgtagaaaatggGCGATATTGTCCCTTTAGCGGATTTTGCACGTTTTTGACAATTTGCCTAAAATTAATCATTAGCTTCTGAGGGGGTCACTTTTAGTGTTAAGTTTACGACTCCCTGTAGGTGTTAGGGGTTTTGACATCTGCGAACTTAACATGCAAAGTAACTCGTCAGAATCAAACGATTAATCATAGGCTAAAGTGTCATAGAATATACCATTAACTTTTCGTGTTAGTTTCAAACTTTTGGCTCTATTTACAGAAAGGTCGTAACCTGCCACAGTTTTACAGACAACTGCTGCAGTTACATCCATGTACTCATTATTTATCTTAAGTTTTTAAAGTACTGGTTGTTCTtacatttcttttaaattttgttgttATTGCCATAGTTCCACAAAAAGCTTATTTAGAATAACCCCTACAGTGTTTTGTAATATCTGACTCCAGTCGTATCGTAAAACAAACCCCTGATTTCCGGCGACACCTCTGTATTATATCAAGGCTCCCTAAGTTGGTCACGTGGTGCCGATTCTAATTTATAATTTCGATTTGCAGTATACATTGCACAACTAGCGGTTCACGTCACTATTCCTAATCGGGAAACCCGACTACAATTCAGTATTTCACCCAAATCGTAATTCCCATTTGCATTATTGATTACAAATAAGGTTGGCCGCAAAAGATACCGCGCTGAACGTGTCATTCTTAATTCAGAAATAGAATGCTAACAGAGCAAATTAAACATCGAAATTTGGTGCAATATTAATGTAAATGGTCTAGTTAAccaatgaaatcatgaaatttgcccatatttcgactttcgttctctgatttcagggtgaaaaaatggtTGGCCAAATAAGTCCGGGACGGTCGTTTAAGTGTGATGTTACAAAGGGTGAACCGTGGGTCAACGGGTAAGGACCTCCCTCCATGCCCGATCTTTTGAACGACCGCAGCTGTTGACCTTTACTGACACACGCTCCATCTCACAATATAATCAGCTGTGCTATGGCATGCATATTTTTTGCACACTTCAGGGCCATGGAACATGCATGTCAAACATGTCTGTTAAAAACATAGTTTTTAACAGGAACCTGAATAAAAGTCTGATGTATGTTTTAATCAATGGTCTACCTTAAAATGATTGTTCTGCAGGGCAAAAAGGATGACCTATATGGGATAGATAACAGCAAAATTGACGGAAGTCCCTTTTTTGTGAGTACATGCTTTAACTTATTTTCACTGTTATGTAGATGGATTCTTTCACGTAaaaatatgtgtacagttctatTCTATTCGCATACATTTACATTcatttgttcattcattcactcatttattcattcatccattAATTCAAGCATGTCTATGCCCACTGAGACTTACATAGATCAGGGCTTTTATTGATGTTTTTATCAACAGGCTGAAAACATTTATCAGGAGGCTAGTTAAGCAGCGACCGATGGTCATCGGCATGGGGGGGGGGCTCTAAAGGGGGAATGTGCCCCCTCCCGAAGGGGGGtagaaaattttgagattttatgGCTTGTTTACAGCTATTTTGTGGCTTTCCAGATGCTTTTCCATGCATTTTAGGAGCtacttttttcagcattttatcaagTTGATAgctatttttgtgtaaaatcattaagcacaacagtgaaacaaaaatccaaggagagCAAGTGCCAAAAAgggactgaggaagagaccgcacactggtttcgaaacgtagcgtcaaaggatcacgctgtcattcgacagccagGTTACGGCTACGTATCAAGAgccacacatacacaaacaaacataaacacaaCGACACAAGTAGTAAAGGCGATGTGTggagccgctttccctttattacacttaataaaaataatatgaatCGAACAGTAAAAGTTTTCTTATGTGATCAGTATAGTATAAAACAACACGGGAGTAAAATTTGTTGAACCAAACTTAGAGTCAGAGCCACTGAAGCCACGCTTGAAAGTGGAGACTGTACAACCACAGTCACCATGATTACGGTATATAAACAAATTAGAaacggaaaaaaaattcaacgtCATATTGAACGTTAAATTATGAGTATTTTATGACTCATTcgactcactattcaagataaaataccGTCTGGCAAATTTGCTTTACCCTGATCGTTTCTCTCGCTGCTCATCGCCAGAATGACTACATACGTTCTTCATCATATACTAGCCTCGTGGCTTTATACGGTTCGCTCAGGTGAGTTTGTAAATCCGAGATTGCGACTTAGTAAACGTCCGTACTCCATTGTAAATCCTTATCGTGGCATAAATTCttgactttcaagaaatttaaaacaattaaaaactACCTCTTTTCTTTCCTCCCGATCCCCCATAAATCCAACAAAGTCGTCGTCGGCCGCTTGAAATGGTATAAGGCGAATCAGTTGTACATAATAAACGAATCACAGGATCCAACAACATTTGACGATAGTGGACAAAAACAATTCGAAGACGCGACGCATCAATGTCAATCGATTTGATTGGACAATTAGATCATAGTTTTATCTGACTTTTGAGTGAAGCTTTCGTATGATGCGGAAGTATCGTCAGGATGTATTTTCAGCAAGTATTCTCAGGAAGTATTGTCAGGCGGCAAAATATCGCCGCGGAGGATCGCCGGTGAAAACAAATATCGATATCACTTCTTCCACCTTTATTATTGGCGTTTACATAGAAAAGGGAACGATCACCGTTTGAAATCAAACACAGATCCTTCCTTTTGCACTTTATGATCGGCTTTTACTCAGAAttattaaatgttacatttgaaaatgtgaTCTACGCTTCAATTAAGGATAAATCTATACCTCGCTAACTTACTTGCTAACTTGCCTCGCTAACTTACTTAcacaaatagctatcaaaaaacttgataaaatactgaataaatttaGTTCCTAAAATGCATAGGAAAGCATCTTGAAAGCCACAAAATAGCTGTAAAAAAGCCATAAAATCTCAAACTTTTCTAGGGGGAGACCTCctaaaccccccccccttcgAGAGGGGGGGGCACATCCCCCCTCTCGAGCTGTCCCCCCTGCCATGCCACTGACTTTCGGTTATCGGCCGTAGGTACCTTCCGTCGCTGTCTTAACTAGCCTACTGATAAATGTTTTTAAGCtattgataaaaaacttaatgacAGCCctgcgtacatacatacatacatacatacatacatacatacgtacgtacgtacatacgtacgtacgtacgtacatacatacatacatacatacatacatacatacatacatacatacatcaatacgtcagtacgtacgtacgtgtgcgtgcgtgcgtgcgtgcatgcatgcgtgcgtgcgtgcgtgcatgcatgcatgcatgcatgcatacatacatacatacatacatacatacatacatacatacatacatacatacatacatacatacatacatacagacagacagacagacagacagacagacagacagacagacagacagacagacagacatacaaatatacagacaggcagacagacaggcagacagacatacaggtATAGGTACAAACAATCTTGCGCATTTGCCAAACGATATACTCATTACAGACACGTGTTTTACAGCTGTCATGGGAAGATGCTTATTGTTCTAGTCAAGTACTGTCCAACTTTGCCATATGGATGAAGAGATTAAATGACAAGTTGCTACAACATATGTACTTAACAAATCGACTAAAGTCAGAAGAAACGAAAACAACGATCTTTGAGTGGATAATCAGCCAAGAGGAGAGTATGTACATAGAAATCAAGAAATGGCATGATGCTTACAGTGACTTCGCAAAACACATTGGGGAATTGCAAGAAAGTTGTTACAACGAGAGAAGGATCTATGAAGAATATAAGGAACGAATGGAGAAACTATAAGAACACAAAGGATTGAGTGAGTAAAAGAGTGAGAACCGTGTGAGACAAAAAATCTCAAGTCCCTATAAGAGTAGATGTGCGAGAATCGATGTGTGTAGGATCGATTGTTCTTACACTCTGTATTGCCGTTCaagcaaaataatttgtttaatGAATAGTCATTGTCCTTAATTTTCCCGACGCTAAAGCCAGGAGTATAGTTTGACGAACTAATGGTCCAGTGTTATAAAACCTGACCTATAGAACTATTGGGCAGACAAAATTCTTCAGAGTTTATGAGTTTGTGTAAATTGACCAACGCGCTATGTCATATATTTATTATAACCAAACACATCGTCAAAGTATAAATACTATTCAAAGCCGCATTACATAGCGAAATCAATAGGCCATATGCTAATTAAGTATAAATAGAATACCTGTCAATTAGACTTTCTCCCTCATTGCGACACGACGCTGAGCGTACACACCATGCCTTAATCTTCTCCACCCACGGCTAGCTGCTGACAAAGCATTCGTTGCAGCTCATGCCAGAAGACAATCGGATACACAACCACCACTACACAAGACCACGGCCCCAACTCGAGGAAAAACGAAAGCATGCGCAAATTAAGTAGGGACAGGGGAGCCCTCCTCGGGGAATTACACACTGAAGGTAACGTCCTTATTCCCGCTCAGGTTGGAGCTCGTGTTGGGATTCGTCACTTTGCGTTGTCTCCATGTCAGTGCCTTCTGTTCCGGCTTCTCAGCGATAATAGAGTATATAGCGTTTGACAGGCCTGGTCATTCTTGGCTTTCTGCTCATCTTTGTTCAGCCGAGCTCCCTGGCTTTTTCGTGGGTGTCTGTTTTCTCTTGCTCGTTCTGTCTTGAGCAACACCCCCTGTATAACCTGTCAGTAATATTCTGCATTTCTAAAGTTcctgtctttgtctttttcttCTTGCAATCTACCAACCTGTTGCTTCTTTCCTTTGTCATACTATTGGCACATTTGGCTTTTTAACTACCAGGGTGTGGCCGCCAGCGCACATTTGCTACTCTTTCATGGATATTAGTTATCCTGTCcgccattttttttctctctgtaaCATTGCGTATCGGAAACGAACATCTCACTGTTCGCTAGAAGAGAGATTTATTCTGATGTTTCTGTGTGTAGGCACCGATAGGAAAATAACATCTCTCAACAGAggtgctgtcagaatatacaatattttttgtgcgTATGAAAGTAGGGCCAGGCAGTCGACCCGATTAGGGTTGCTGCGAGGGTGCCCACGAGTGTCCTCAAAAAGGTGGGGCCAGGTAGTAAACTCATATAACTGGAATTACTGGGTGGGTGTCCAGTAGTCTTTACAAGATAGAGCAAGGTAGCTATCACCTTGTTGGGGTTACTGCAAGGGTGCCTACGAGTATCATTGAGGGTGTACGAGCAAAaaactacagaaacaaaattaATTCCCCTCAGGCAGGGAGGGTTCATAGTACCCTTATGCAGTTACATGCAGCCTCGGTTTCCGAGGTCCTGTCTTAGAACATTCTCAAAGTTTGAATGTTAGTATACTGTGAAATGTCCTCTTTTCTTTTGAGAGTGTACCTTTTTAGCTTAGAAATCCTGATTACGCATATCCCCTTACCAGAACTACAACCTCTTGTTAAACCTGAGAGAGTGCCCCGCAACAGGACTCGACAGATCACGGCCCGACTATCAGTCGCTTAGAGGTTGGGTAAATGAGTCATGTTGTCTAACGGAATTTAGTTTATggaagtatacatgtacatagtatACAAGAAAGGATACGTAGGATAAAACAATGGATATTATTGGTGGGTTGTGATAATGGTTCGTGTATGAGTGCCAGGAAGGTATACTGACATTGGGTAGCCGATAAGAACCCCGGCCCAATATCCTAGCTATGTCCTTGAGCGAAGTTATAAGGCTTTAAATAATAGTTAAATAAAGTTGCATTACATACCGAAATCAAAACGCCATATGCAAATTGAGTATGTATAAATAGGAGACGTGTCAATTAGACTTTCTCCAATTTTGCAAGATGACAAAGAAGAACACAGCCAGAGCGGATACAAAGGGTAGAGAGGTAGTGACCAGGGCGCCAACCGCCAACCTCCCTCACTTCAGATCGCCTCGTCATGGTTTAGCCGACCAGAACCCTGGCCCAATGGGCTATATCCTTGAGCGAAGTGATTAAGGTTTTACGAAAGCTTTCATCAGTAATATGTAACGGGTCTGACCTTAGAGCAAGCACAACGTAATATATGATTATTATTCCAACCATTGTCAATCGTAAGCAAATAACTATGTTCGCTGGATATTTTGCAATACCTCAGTACTATAGAGGTAAAATGCCAAGAAAGAGAGTCATCCAACGAAAATCAATTAAAACTATCACCACGCACAGCATAAACTGAATGCAGCTTCTAAAGTGATTTAAACTACTCATTTTGAACTTATCTTCCCTTTCTTTGAACAGAAAGATTCTCTTGTCAGCAAAAGATCGAGTACGATcttacatattttatttcatgtaATACGTGACAAAGTAGTCAAATGGCCTGGCGCTTCCATGTAAGGACAGAAAGCGCGCTATTTTCAAACTCGTGGGTATAGAGATCCCATTTCACTCCAAATACATTGTATATACATTATCTAAAGCGCTCGCTTTGCGAGCAGCCTTCAGCTGCTCTCGCTGCACTCGCTATATACATCATATATGGATGGTGATGGactctgttttattttttgaatggAAATGCTTTTAACCTGAAAACGTTAGTTACTACAAACATGTTTTCTTTCTGTTGGTTATCCCACGTAAAATTCAACTGTTGTTaccaaaatataaatgaaagcaGTGAGAACATTTATTGTGAACAATGTTATAATCTTGAGATTCAAATTTGATTCGGTACGAGACTTCTAATTTCATTATACCGAGTCTAAGTCACCAAGTCTCACTCTATTCAATCTCTGAATGATTTTCCGAAAATGGACTCCCGGCGAAAATTTGAATAGCACTAATGTtagaaaaaaaagtttttcacTTGTTTAGTGTTACagatattttaaaaagtatCCCTGGGTTTGAACATGGGAAATAGTTAACCTGGTATTAATTTCGAAATAATTCCTTTTGCCCATCACATACTGGCTTTAGACAAAAATAACgtatttttgcttttgttgtGTGTAAATGTCTCTACAGATTGGAAAGCGTGCGGCAAGAACTTTCTCAAAAGGTCGTTGAACTCGAGGAAATGACCCGACAAAGAGAGGTGTACTATGCTAGATACGAGACAGCTGTCCAGGAATGTTCCCTCAAAGAGGCACTACAGAAGGTTCATAATGAAACCATCGACATAAGTGTTTTGTTCAAAGAAGAGGTTGGTAACTTGTCGTGTCACTTGtcgtgacatatatatatatatatatatatatatatataatatatatatatattatatatatatatatatatatatatatatatatatatatatatatatcacataggcaagcgatgtaatcttttaCATCATAAAAGCCACACATTATCAATACTGACAACTCCACGTCATTAACAAACGCTCTAATTTGGTTTCAACATGTCACCACCGAAACACATCCATATACACTGAAAATTAAAGATGCATTTTGGCTTGTTCATAGTGTTGCCCGCGATGATTATCAGTATTGTTAAAATACAACTTTAAATACACTTAAGTCAttctttgcaaaacaaatttgaaGATAAAGATACCACAAGCAAAATATATTATGACGTTCAAAAGTTTCTGCTTTCATAAACTTTCATTAAAAAGGTCTTTTACTTAAACAAGTGCATGGGTAATATATCGTACATTGTCGTGCAACAATAATTTTAGATATGTGTATTTGTTACTCTTCGATTATCGCACCTTCATGACTGTTCAGTTACTTTACAAACATGGAAATGTAGCACATTCGACTTTGTTAGACTAAAAGCAAAAATAATAGCACAAATTACACCAAACTTTGAAATAAGTGTTTGGACAATTTTTCATTCTTATACAGCGACATGAGATGAAGGAGTTTAAGATACTGATCAAGGAAGAATTATTGAAAAGAGAAGTCGAAGGCGGGAAATATGTTCTGGCAAAGCTGCGGGCGCTTCTTCTTGAATACAACCAGAAGTTTGAGACAGAACTACGAAAACATGAAGAAAGTGTCAGATATATTTCGGTCACTCAGGTAAGTTAGAAACcacaggtgtataataatgttgAAATGATATTGCTATGTGGCAAACACAAGGCATCCTATTGTAGCGCTAGCTGTTCAAGACTTCAAGTTAGTTGCTAAATACAGCTGCCGTCCCATTTGGACAAATTTCATTGTTGTATGCTTGGCTGTTGTTGAAGCCTGTAGCCTACGACATGAATTATTGTGACTTTTAGTTTATTTGctacactagcaggttttattttcctCGTTCTTGCggaaaatgtggacaaatatttatttttgtttacgaatgaaataaaaatgacgtcattgcgATCAGCATTAACATTATAGAGGGCTCatcccttggtgtcgcgccagggattaagattggcaatgttatttgtattgattcatgataaactgtaattgttacttgctatatacgtttgtatgacaactatgcccagtttccctctgatgaaagcagttcacgtaggTACACGACGTCAAAAACTGCAGCAGTCACTAGTGCAGGTATAAATTTTCTGTattatgtaaaaatgttggacaaaaattggcaatttttatcatgataacagcctattgtgttaaaACAAGGGCGTATTATGCCAGCATTTCTGGCAATGGTAACCTCACTGCCCAcctccacttgcaagctgaaaactatagcgttccgtctaaaactggcaattttcgaatctagttattgacacagggggcgctttttctaaaattcaatcccagcattctatGCCTATGACCCCCGTTCGtctgcacgacagttttctccctttttctattttttatgcgTTATATTAACGATCTTTTGTAccagcgacaaggtggataataacacttactggctaatgaaagagatatatttataaatggcatggtataaaataataatttgcacgtttcaattttgtttatttacgagatctcaaaaaaaacatggcggggctcatgaaagaagggtacacttccggttactcgcatactatattatgaatctgcgcatgcgtagtcagtaagccgttGGTGCGACTATTACAACGGTGAACCAAGAAAAACCCACTAATTCcgaatttgaaattattttacttTCTGTTTTGCGTCCCTCAGGAACTTCAGCCAAAACGTAGGCAATAGCCTCTAAGCAAAACTCATatcaatgtaaaatatttgttaaagTTTCGTTTAGTTGGCTACCATTAACGGACACATGATAAAAAGTCGATACAAAACTTTCGTACGCACCAAGATTTATGACACACATGCGAGTTATGGTAACAAAGAATTCACTGGACGAAAAATCTTGACAAGATATGACTTGCTTGGCTTGTGCATATGATAATAAATGTGCTTGAATAATGATAATATGACTTCAGTTGCTTCATCACCTTTGCCAATTGTGTGATGCTCTTGTGCCGGTAATTATATGGACGTTGagatatttttagattttataaACCCACCAATAGAATAAGAAAGGaaataaacatttatttcattttctatcCATAGATTGCCGAGATAAATAGCGAACTTCAAGAGGTCCGCACCAAGTACGGCGATCTGTTTGAGAAACATATGAATTTGAGCCGTTATTATGAGAGAGAGAAGATTCTCCGAAGTGATCTAGAAAGGGCTGTATGTATGATAAAATTACTTGAGATAATATTTTGTAATGCGGCTTAAATTATAGCGAAATCTTGCTTATTTTGCTTATTAGCTGCCATTGTATCACATACATATATTGATAAGGAAGTAAAGGAAGTTACTAATACCAAGTGAAGTTTAAAAGGTTCTATTGGCTCACTACGTTAAATACTTTCTTAGTTTTAGCAATATACGTCGAAATATGTGTTCCAGTTTGatctgtaaaaaaattgactgtaaaGGACAAAAATGTCTTGTTGTTTACactgtcacagtccctctataagAGTGCACAGTTATATTCTTTTCATAATTACAACTATAGAACACAGAGGCTCTTAAAATCTTACTTTGATCAgttgattttatcaattttgctaTTTTAGGGACAATTATCGTCCTGGAAACTAAACACGCAAttcagtttttatgccagaaaaacttccagagcggtgaatttaaccttagttgatttctttaaaattgtgctcaaaaaaaactaagcaagatataaaaaatctgagacacacttttaaagagcgttgtgacagcttgcattccagcaagtttgagtcagatattttgaagtattgagataaaacatagggaaaaccgttttttgaaaggttatgcaaattaccgtgtcacgtgatagttatgtaaacaatggagacactgtggttaccaaaatgttcccctatatctaggctttcagaaaatttatactttacaggggttctgagcttattaaccgttagagaattgttagattaaaaaggtcaaatttcttgtcttggaaccttaagatcGTTGATTATCTGAAATCTATTAACATTGGAATAAAATAAGTCATATCAGCATCTTCAGAATAGAAAATTGTTAGTTTTGGCACCGTGATTAGCGTGTACGCTAATTAGGTGTTTGGCTCATATGAACGTACCATCTTTTAATGAAACCTACGAACCAATACCCAATGCTTGTTgcaattaaatttaaaaatgagaCACAAGTCAAGTGGTTAGCTCACGATCATATTGATTGTTTGAATGATTAACATTTTATGACAGGACAGATTATGCATGCTCTCTGCTTCACATTTCCATGGTTCTTATATTTTTGCAAGAGCAGGGAGGTAGATTTCTACTGTGCCACAAATTTAGATAGATGAGAGAGAGATAAAACCCATCGTTGAAGTACTTGTTTTATGTGATAGTTTACCAACTCGCTTCCATACTGTATAGTATATTTTCCTACATTAAGTATCACATGCTGGTATCTGTATGTGATAAATAATATCTTTGTTGAAAGTTATTCTTTTAGAATTTTCATTATTCAGATGCAGTTTTGCGTTCAGGTCGAGTCGACATATACAAAATCCTCCTTTACTTGTCCTGTGTTTGCCTAGGGAGATACGCAATTCCACGAACGCAATATGCCCATGAACATACTTCTTCATAATATTCTAATGCGACAAGATACGTTGTAATGAACTATTTCGCGTGTTCGTGTGAAtatgttattcatttttaatCAATGTCATGCAATTATAGACTTTCTGATCAAGTTGTCAAGTAATGTGTGCTCCTTTTGTGCGTCTGTTGTCCCATCAAGTTTAAGGCTTTATTTATATTTGGTTGTCAAAATACAATCAGAGATCATGAGCTTATGAAAGGCACCTTTAACTTCGATActttctgtttatttataaactTTATGTCTTTCTCCCATGGACTTTTGATTTCTTTCCCATTACCACTGATAGATGAAAACGAATGAGCTGGCTTTTAGTGAACGGATTGCTGAACTGAAAAGTGGCATGTCGGAGCTCTTGGTATTTCGCGAAAAGTTTCTCAAATGTGAGTCTGCCTTTAGTGAATACACTCGGCTCCTGGAGATGCGAATTCATTCTTATGAAAGACTACTCATGAGGTATGTTTTTCCTTCGGGTGAAATTTACCAACTTCAAATTACTCTTGTAGTCGGTAACAATCACTCAGTAGAGTTATGTTCATTGGTATAACTACCCCTCTCACCAGTAGATACCTTTTTTCTAGTTTGAAGACCGAAAAAAATCTGTATGAACGATTACATGCCTTTTGTTTTAAATGAATGTTTTTCAGTGTACCATCATCGATTTAACAAACCAGACGATctatattgattttaaacaattgttgtaatgtttggtTTTAAAGTGTCCTAGTGTTTTAAAGTGTCCTAGCATCAGACGTTTCGGAAGAAGACGTCATCTGTCGCTCCAGAGACTGGAAGTTTCTGCTTCTTTTCCTCGGAGTTTCTGACGCACTTTGTGACCAGTTCAACATGGCAGCGCGTACTCTCCTATTACGTCACAGCCTTTGTTCTTCACTGTACAAAACTTCCAACACCGTGGACGCAAAGCTGGACGGAAACATCCTAAGCCAGTATACCGTATTTCGACCATCGTCACTACAGATCGGACTTCCAGGCTACTACAGAAAGTGTTCGAACAAGTGTGCTTCAGCAGATATGTGTTCAAGATATTGTATACAGTGAGCCCAAAGCCATTGAAACTCTCGTTACAAATCGTACCATTCAACCAGCTGCAAAGATGAGAAAACCGGTGCTATTGAAAATTCCAAAGTTCTCCACATGTCTTAAAAATTGCAACTGAATGCTGCCTTTTGGAATACACGTTCAATGACTGGAAAAATGTGCGTCATTGCATCAACTCTGATCGAAGATAATCTCGATATCTTGGTCATAACGGAAAAATGGCTCAAGAGTCAAACCGACCCTGTAATCGCCGATTTTCAT
Coding sequences within it:
- the LOC139126938 gene encoding keratin, type I cytoskeletal 18-like, translated to MTRQREVYYARYETAVQECSLKEALQKVHNETIDISVLFKEERHEMKEFKILIKEELLKREVEGGKYVLAKLRALLLEYNQKFETELRKHEESVRYISVTQIAEINSELQEVRTKYGDLFEKHMNLSRYYEREKILRSDLERAMKTNELAFSERIAELKSGMSELLVFREKFLKCESAFSEYTRLLEMRIHSYERLLMSCKDEKTGAIENSKVLHMS